In the genome of Microcoleus vaginatus PCC 9802, the window GAGGAATGCGATCGCCTATGGTGTAGCGCAGAGTATATTTATTGAGGAACTCTCTCCCTCAAGAACGAGATATTTCGTTCATAGTTGACAATTAGGTTGTCGCCCTTTGTCGTAACTGCTCAGGGCTTAACTCCAGCTTGTTAAAGCTAGCCCTAAGAGAGTTTAACAGAGAGTGGATCTTAGAAAAGAGTCCACTCTTTTCTGTTTAGGAGGAATGCGATCGCCTATGGTGTAGCGCAGAGTATATTTATTGAGGAACTCTCTCCCTCAAGAACGAGATATTTCGTTCATAGTTGACAATTAGGTTGTCGCCCTTTGTCGTAACTGCTCACCGCAACTTTGTGGCGATGAGCAGTTACACTTTAACTCAGAGCGCGCCACTTAATATTTCCTTAGCTAATTATGAATTTTTCCACTGACTTACTTAGAGTGAAACTTTGTTTGGCGCTAAAATTGTTAAGGCTTTGATTGTTGTGGCTCTTGGGGGCGAAGATACGGAAATATTTGTGTGGGAGGCGAACAATTGCTCGACTACTGGCAAAAGTTTAAAACGGCTAAAGTTTTTTGTAGAAAAAGCTGCTTGATAAATCGAGAAATAGTTAGGGTCAAGCTGATGTGGCCAGTTCAACCCTTAACTATTTAATATCCAAATTGCAAAGTCACAGAAGCTTCTACCTGCTGTTCCCCTCCCACCACAGGCGTTGTAGCGTCAGCAGCAGCAGCGCGAGCACCTGCCAATTGCCGATACATGGGAGGTGGCGGGCTAGCACCGTTGACTTGAATGCCCAGAATCTCTCCCCGCTTGAGGTTGAGGGCGCTAAAGACTGCATCCGCTTGCGCTTGAGCATCTTGAGTTGCTTTGCGGAGTGCTTGTTTTCGAGCAGATTCGATCGCACTTTCGGCAGCGGCAAAACTCACGCCGTCGATGCGTGTGGCTCCGGCATTCACCGCATCGTCAAGCAAAGTGCCGGCAGATGCAGTATTAATCCGAAAACTGACGGTATTCGTCGCCGTATAGCCAGTCAAGCGCTGTTGGTTGTTGTCGAAGTTATAAATGGGATTGAGGGAGATGCCGGCAGTTTCGAGTTTTTCGACTTGGCGCGATCGCAGCAACTCTACCACAGCGGACGATCGCCTCGCCACTTCCTGCTGCACCTCGGCCGCCGTTTTCCCCTGCACCTCAACCCCCAGCCGCACTTGTGTTTGAGTTGTAGGAATCGCTTCCACACCCCGCCCAGTAACAGTCAGCGTTCTGATCCGCTGTTCTTGAGCAGCCGCCGGATCTAATCCCGCGAAACTCACGAGAGTTAAGGTTAAACACAACGCTGTTACCAGGCTACGGAAATTAATGCGATCGCGCGATCGTAAAGTTGAATTCATAAATTTGATTCTCCTCACATACAACAGATGCTATACTTTACCTTCCCACTGAAATTGCTAAATATCCGGGTTGTTACATTTTTAGCAACTAAAAAAATAGTCCGTACTTCTGAATAAATTATGAGTTATTATGATGTCCGCAGGACGCTCCCCTAAAAAATTGGTGTTCTGGGTAAAATAAGAGGTTTGGCAACGATAAATATAGAAACCCACCCAGTTTATGACACTCCGACGCAACTACTATTTCATTTTAAATAAAATTTAAAAATGATAAAATTGTTAAAAGATGCAATCCTTAAAACAAGTTGCCCGCCGACTCAAAAAAGAAACTTACGCTGTTTATTTAGCCAGTATAGACCCGAGAGTACCTTGGTACGCCAGAATTTTAGCAGGCCTTACGGTTGCCTACGCTTTTAGCCCGCTCGACTTAATTCCTGACTTCATACCAATTCTTGGCTACTTGGACGATTTGATAATTGTACCTTTGGGAATTTGGCTGGTACTGAAGATGATTCCGCCACAGGTTTTAGCGGATTGTCGGGAAAAAGCAGCCGCAGAAATAGAGCGAGGAAAACCGATAAATCGGGTTGCCGCTGTTGTGATTATTGCCATTTGGATTGGCTTGGGAATATTAACAGCAATTTGGCTGACACGAATATTTAAACGTTAAAAAAAATCACCTATCTAGTTATTGTGTAGGGTGCGCGCCAAGCACCTTACCTTAAACAAGTCGTTTGACCGAAAAATATTTAAAGTTTAAAAAATTACCATTCTAGTTATAATATAGGGTGCGCCTAGCGCACCTTACGTTAAAAAAACTCGCCGTATCGCATCCCAGTATTATTTACCTTAAACAATAAAACTAACTTTTTAGCTATGACTCAAACCACTGATTTCCTCAGCCACCTCAACCCATCTCAGCGCCAAGCCGTCGCCCATTATAACGGGCCGCTATTAGTAGTAGCCGGCGCTGGTTCCGGCAAAACAAGAGCTCTAACTTACCGAGTTGCTAACTTAGTTCGCACGCATCGAGTTGATCCAGAAAATATTCTGGCGGTGACATTTACAAATAAAGCCGCCAGGGAGATGAAAGAAAGAATTGAGAAATTGCTGGCCACTCAGCAAGCTGAAGCGGAATATGGCAAACCTTTGGTAGAGTTGGCCCCGAATGTGCAAACCAAATTGCGATCGCAAATTTACCAGAGAATTACCAAACAGATTTGGATGGGGACTTTTCACTCTTTGTGCGGCCGGATTCTCCGCTACGACATTGAGAAATACCAAGACGAAAAAGGTCGCCAGTGGAAGAAAAACTTTTCGATTTTTGACGAGTCAGATGCTCAAAGCATCGTCAAACAAATCGTCACCAAAACCCTGAACCTCGACGACAAGAAATTTGACCCCAGAAAAGTCCGCTATGTCATCAGCAACGCTAAAAATAAAGGCTTGTCGCCTCAAGAATACCAAGCAGCAGAACCGGATTATCGCGGTCGTGTAATTGCCGATGTTTACAGTCGCTACCAAGACGCTTTAGCAGCCAACAATGCCCTAGATTTTGACGATTTAATCTTGGTTCCCGTTAAACTTTTGAGCCAAAACGAGGAAGTATTAAGTTACTGGCATAAAAAGTTTTGCCATATTTTAGTTGACGAATACCAAGATACTAACCGCACTCAATACGATTTGATTCGGATGTTGGTGACAAATAACGCCGACCCGAAAAACTTCGATAAATGGCAAAACCGCTCGATTTTTGTCGTGGGCGATGTCGATCAATCAATTTACAGCTTTCGGATGGCAGATTATACCATATTGCTGGAATTTCAAGAGGATTTTGGAGATGGTTTGTCCGATGCAAAAACTCAGACAATGGTAAAATTAGAGGAAAATTATCGATCGCGCGAAAACATCCTGCAAGTGGCGAACCACTTAATCGAACACAATACCGAACGCATCGAAAAAATTCTGCGCCCGACTCGCGAACCGGGAGCTCCGATTGTTGTCTGGCGGGCGGACAACGAATTAGATGAAGCGGAATTTGTAGCTGGTCAAATTCATTCCTTAAAGCGCCAAAATTCCGAATACGAAAACGGCAGTAACTTTGCGATTCTCTACCGCACAAATGCTCAATCTCGCTCCTTTGAAGAAGCGTTAATGCGTTTAGATATTCCTTACAATATTGTCGGTGGCCTGAAGTTTTACGATCGCAAAGAAATCAAAGATATCCTAGCATACCTGCGGGCGGTTGCCAATCCCGACGATAGCGTCAGCCTCAAACGCATCATCAATACTCCCCGTCGCGGCATTGGCGATACCACATTTTCCAAAGTGGAAGACGCTGCAACTCAATTGGGCATTCCCCTGTGGGAAATCCTCAGCGATGAATCTTCTGTCAATACTCTAGCAGGGCGATCGGCAAAAGCTATTATTAAGTTTGCCGAAATGATTGGTCGTTGGCAATCGCAACTTGAAACCCTGCCGGCTTCGCAAATTGTCCAAGGAATTATCCAAGATTCAGGCTACATTGAAGATTTGAAAAATCAAGGAACCGACGAAGCCACAAATCGCATAGAAAACGTCATAGAATTGTACAATGCAGTGCTACAATTTGAAGAACAAAACGAAGAACCGACGCTGACATCATTTTTAGCAAAAGCATCTTTAGCATCCGATTTAGATGACTTGCAGGAAGAAGATTCCCGCGTGTCGCTGATGACGCTGCACTCAGCAAAAGGGCTAGAATTTCCCGTAGTATTTCTAGTCGGAATGGAACAGGGTTTATTTCCCAATTTCCGCAGCTTGGACGACCCAAAAGCGATCGAAGAAGAACGCCGTTTGTGCTACGTCGGCATCACTCGCGCCCAGGAATTGCTATTTCTCACCCACACTCGCGAACGCCGCCTCTGGGGAGGTTTCCGGGAACACTGCACCCCTTCGCTATTCTTAGGGGAATTACCGACACATTTGCTGGCTGGAAGTGCGAAGAAAACTCAAGGGGGGAAAACGGCTACATCTAAGGGAAAAACTAATAATTCAGCCGCTAATTCCGGCAGTTCTCAAGCGGGAAACAATGGACAATCGGCGGATTGGCAAACGGGCGATCGGGTTTTTCATCATGCTTTTGGAGTTGGAGAAATTACGCACGTTTTAGGGGCGGGCGATAAAACTAATCTGGCAATTAAGTTTTCGGGTTTGGGCAGAAAAATCATCGATCCGAGAACAGCTAAGTTGCAGCGAGTGTAATAGAAAATCCGGCGGTTTAAACCGCGTCTATACAGGCAAAACCCTAGAATAGCGGGTTGAA includes:
- a CDS encoding DUF541 domain-containing protein, giving the protein MNSTLRSRDRINFRSLVTALCLTLTLVSFAGLDPAAAQEQRIRTLTVTGRGVEAIPTTQTQVRLGVEVQGKTAAEVQQEVARRSSAVVELLRSRQVEKLETAGISLNPIYNFDNNQQRLTGYTATNTVSFRINTASAGTLLDDAVNAGATRIDGVSFAAAESAIESARKQALRKATQDAQAQADAVFSALNLKRGEILGIQVNGASPPPPMYRQLAGARAAAADATTPVVGGEQQVEASVTLQFGY
- a CDS encoding DUF1232 domain-containing protein; amino-acid sequence: MQSLKQVARRLKKETYAVYLASIDPRVPWYARILAGLTVAYAFSPLDLIPDFIPILGYLDDLIIVPLGIWLVLKMIPPQVLADCREKAAAEIERGKPINRVAAVVIIAIWIGLGILTAIWLTRIFKR
- the pcrA gene encoding DNA helicase PcrA, whose translation is MTQTTDFLSHLNPSQRQAVAHYNGPLLVVAGAGSGKTRALTYRVANLVRTHRVDPENILAVTFTNKAAREMKERIEKLLATQQAEAEYGKPLVELAPNVQTKLRSQIYQRITKQIWMGTFHSLCGRILRYDIEKYQDEKGRQWKKNFSIFDESDAQSIVKQIVTKTLNLDDKKFDPRKVRYVISNAKNKGLSPQEYQAAEPDYRGRVIADVYSRYQDALAANNALDFDDLILVPVKLLSQNEEVLSYWHKKFCHILVDEYQDTNRTQYDLIRMLVTNNADPKNFDKWQNRSIFVVGDVDQSIYSFRMADYTILLEFQEDFGDGLSDAKTQTMVKLEENYRSRENILQVANHLIEHNTERIEKILRPTREPGAPIVVWRADNELDEAEFVAGQIHSLKRQNSEYENGSNFAILYRTNAQSRSFEEALMRLDIPYNIVGGLKFYDRKEIKDILAYLRAVANPDDSVSLKRIINTPRRGIGDTTFSKVEDAATQLGIPLWEILSDESSVNTLAGRSAKAIIKFAEMIGRWQSQLETLPASQIVQGIIQDSGYIEDLKNQGTDEATNRIENVIELYNAVLQFEEQNEEPTLTSFLAKASLASDLDDLQEEDSRVSLMTLHSAKGLEFPVVFLVGMEQGLFPNFRSLDDPKAIEEERRLCYVGITRAQELLFLTHTRERRLWGGFREHCTPSLFLGELPTHLLAGSAKKTQGGKTATSKGKTNNSAANSGSSQAGNNGQSADWQTGDRVFHHAFGVGEITHVLGAGDKTNLAIKFSGLGRKIIDPRTAKLQRV